The following proteins come from a genomic window of Nitrospira sp.:
- a CDS encoding Nitric oxide reductase activation protein NorD: MSSRQILLQRLASELSPAIAQTLVAGLRQATGKPDTEARVLTLLDELQQLSTKAAGSAVTALPELARRAGLSHSILWLDLGVALAQSSGASALKYFKDSPFVLGLIEPADTRAEVLTIGLEIAEQDANVALEYIRHAPQILSGVPVSQLRRWLDIGIELTEVNVVVGLEFIRQIPKLVAVLPLDSVRSWATVGMRLIVPNSLGKPDYVAPMEFLRTSPSILGNIEDLPVREKVVSLCLLLVEHSPESGIIWLAESPNLLRALPSMEWRLRLLQYGALLAEQHAALTLEYLRRASELVGLIGNGPEAPTRFENWFRAGMEVAAYSSDGARAYFSVESRKALASVEQALSGVPFRQVARRVKLFVQGLCGTDADVTALPDSVTSPVRATVSGDGKTISLPALLRRYPTAEENERLYLVMAAHEAGHLEFGTYRLRLESLIDLIETVRYRYGRSNEAMPGTLAAVFQMYPNPALVQDLWTVLEDARIEFLLQTEYPGLRCDLARFAAESIAPRDPAQGVTPQELIVDGLLRLSTGEAEDTAVPKAVRKEVSILWSMCRSMLKTTATAEEAVRVVDLVYVRLEELLIARGDMIREERREETKDAETGQTEPERPDDQYRAVTDLPHRGSMNPEFITWSQEQFDRQHGSPAQSDGRTKENVRSGEQNPGSRDSMLSEGRSLPSIVEECLAVEMETQSIREISAHDGRATLYGEWDYRIEDYRMNWCRVVEQPADLGSDDFVTETLASHRSTVKSLRRVFECLRPPAFRRVAGQSDGEEVDLDAVVRRTAEQRAGMEGDDRSYIRREKRERDVAVAFLIDISGSTSRDLGTGRRVIDIEKEGLVLLCEALDAVGDQYGLYAYSGQGRARIEFFTIKDFDDRLGATTAHRLGGLAPRHQNRDGAAIRHATAKLLAREAKHRVLMLLSDGRPLDDQYKDDYSLEDTKAALREAKQRRIETYCITIDREAEKYLRRMYAEARYCVIDRVEALPTKLPGIYRRLTA; this comes from the coding sequence ATGTCAAGTCGACAGATCTTACTACAACGACTGGCCTCCGAGTTGAGTCCGGCGATTGCACAGACACTGGTGGCTGGTTTGCGGCAGGCCACCGGTAAACCGGATACCGAGGCACGGGTACTGACTTTGTTGGACGAGCTCCAACAATTGTCCACAAAGGCAGCCGGCTCGGCGGTGACGGCATTGCCCGAGCTTGCTCGGCGGGCCGGCCTCTCGCACAGTATTTTGTGGCTCGATCTCGGAGTGGCACTGGCTCAGTCCTCCGGGGCATCCGCGCTCAAATATTTTAAAGATAGTCCCTTCGTCCTCGGGCTGATCGAACCGGCCGATACCCGCGCAGAAGTCTTAACAATCGGTCTGGAAATCGCTGAGCAGGATGCCAACGTTGCGCTTGAATACATCCGGCACGCCCCCCAAATTTTGTCCGGTGTTCCTGTCTCGCAATTGCGGCGCTGGCTCGATATCGGCATTGAACTGACCGAGGTCAATGTCGTCGTCGGACTTGAGTTCATCCGACAAATCCCCAAGCTGGTTGCCGTGCTTCCTTTGGACAGTGTGCGCAGCTGGGCCACAGTGGGCATGAGGTTGATTGTGCCGAATAGCCTGGGGAAGCCGGACTATGTGGCACCCATGGAGTTTCTCAGGACCAGCCCATCGATACTGGGGAATATTGAAGACCTTCCCGTTCGGGAAAAGGTCGTATCTCTGTGCCTCCTGTTGGTCGAACATTCCCCCGAGTCCGGCATAATTTGGCTCGCAGAGTCTCCCAACCTCTTGAGAGCGCTGCCGTCTATGGAATGGCGGCTCCGGTTGTTGCAGTACGGCGCCTTGCTTGCCGAGCAGCACGCTGCCCTCACACTCGAGTACCTGCGCCGCGCCTCCGAACTCGTCGGACTCATTGGAAATGGACCCGAAGCGCCCACGCGATTTGAAAATTGGTTTAGGGCCGGGATGGAAGTAGCGGCCTACAGCTCGGACGGAGCGCGCGCTTACTTTTCAGTGGAATCACGGAAGGCCCTGGCCTCGGTCGAACAAGCCTTGAGCGGGGTGCCGTTTCGACAGGTCGCGCGACGAGTGAAACTGTTCGTCCAGGGACTCTGTGGAACCGACGCCGACGTCACGGCGCTTCCGGACTCTGTGACTTCCCCGGTCCGCGCGACGGTCAGCGGCGATGGAAAAACCATTTCGTTGCCGGCGCTGCTCCGCCGGTATCCAACGGCCGAGGAAAATGAGCGTCTCTATCTCGTGATGGCGGCACATGAAGCCGGACATTTAGAATTCGGAACCTATCGCCTCCGGCTTGAATCCCTCATCGATTTGATTGAGACTGTACGATACCGGTATGGTCGGTCCAATGAAGCCATGCCAGGCACACTGGCCGCCGTCTTTCAGATGTATCCGAACCCCGCGCTGGTGCAGGACCTTTGGACCGTGCTGGAAGACGCGCGTATCGAATTCTTGCTGCAAACCGAGTATCCAGGACTCCGGTGCGACCTTGCACGATTCGCTGCTGAATCCATCGCCCCACGCGACCCGGCTCAAGGAGTGACGCCTCAGGAACTGATCGTCGATGGGCTCCTGAGGCTCTCCACCGGTGAAGCGGAAGATACCGCAGTACCAAAGGCTGTCAGGAAAGAAGTCTCCATCCTCTGGAGCATGTGCCGTTCCATGCTCAAGACCACCGCCACGGCAGAAGAAGCGGTTCGTGTGGTCGATCTAGTGTATGTTCGGTTGGAAGAACTGCTGATAGCTCGCGGCGACATGATACGCGAAGAACGGCGCGAGGAGACGAAGGATGCAGAAACGGGACAGACGGAACCGGAGCGGCCGGATGATCAGTATCGCGCAGTGACCGATTTGCCTCATCGTGGCTCGATGAACCCGGAGTTCATCACGTGGAGTCAGGAACAATTCGACCGGCAACACGGGTCTCCGGCACAATCGGATGGTCGAACGAAGGAGAATGTCCGGAGCGGCGAACAAAATCCCGGAAGCAGAGATAGTATGTTGAGCGAGGGGCGTTCATTGCCGTCCATTGTGGAAGAGTGCCTCGCAGTTGAGATGGAAACACAATCGATTCGGGAGATCAGCGCTCATGACGGGCGAGCCACCCTCTACGGTGAGTGGGACTATCGGATTGAGGATTACCGGATGAATTGGTGTCGCGTGGTGGAACAGCCCGCGGATCTGGGATCGGACGACTTCGTCACGGAGACATTGGCCTCCCACCGGAGTACTGTCAAGTCACTGCGCCGGGTTTTTGAATGTCTGCGTCCGCCGGCCTTCCGTCGCGTCGCGGGGCAATCTGATGGGGAAGAAGTGGATCTGGATGCCGTTGTCCGACGAACAGCGGAACAGCGGGCAGGCATGGAAGGCGACGATCGATCGTACATCCGGCGGGAAAAGCGAGAACGCGACGTGGCGGTGGCCTTCCTCATCGATATCAGCGGGTCTACAAGCCGCGACCTCGGAACCGGCCGACGTGTAATCGATATTGAAAAAGAAGGCTTGGTGTTGCTCTGTGAAGCATTGGATGCCGTCGGCGATCAGTATGGGCTCTATGCCTATTCGGGCCAAGGACGAGCGAGGATCGAGTTTTTCACGATCAAAGACTTTGACGATCGGCTTGGGGCGACGACGGCTCATCGGCTTGGCGGCTTGGCTCCTCGTCATCAGAATCGCGACGGTGCGGCTATTCGACACGCGACGGCGAAGCTACTGGCACGGGAAGCCAAGCACCGTGTCCTCATGCTGTTGAGCGACGGAAGACCATTAGACGACCAGTACAAGGACGACTATTCGTTGGAAGATACGAAAGCGGCACTCCGGGAGGCAAAACAACGGAGAATCGAAACCTACTGTATTACGATTGATCGGGAAGCCGAGAAGTATCTCCGCCGTATGTACGCCGAGGCCCGGTACTGCGTCATAGACCGTGTCGAGGCCCTTCCGACGAAGTTGCCTGGAATTTACAGGCGATTGACGGCGTAG
- a CDS encoding Malate dehydrogenase — MGRPKITVVGAGNVGGTTAQRLAEKNLYDVVLIDIVPGVPQGKALDISQAGPVCGYSTQVVGTNDYGETAGSSIAVITSGIPRKPGMSRDELLGTNAKIVKSVVMELVSRSPDIVLILVTNPLDAMVHVARSVSGLPKSRIIGMAGVLDSARMRTFIAAELNVRATEVQAMVLGGHGDTMVPLPRYTTVGGRPVSELMPKEKLDAIVKRTREGGAEIVGLLKTGSAFYAPSASAVAMVESIHKDEKQVMPCAVLCEGEYGLKNVVVGVPVKIGRGGAEQIIEYELTPDERAALETSAGAVRELCAAVDRLMI; from the coding sequence ATGGGGCGTCCAAAGATCACCGTGGTAGGCGCGGGGAACGTCGGAGGGACGACGGCGCAGCGGCTGGCCGAGAAGAATCTCTACGATGTGGTATTGATTGATATTGTCCCAGGGGTTCCACAGGGTAAGGCACTGGATATTTCCCAGGCTGGTCCGGTCTGTGGGTACAGCACGCAGGTAGTCGGCACCAACGATTACGGGGAAACCGCCGGGTCGTCGATCGCCGTAATCACTTCGGGTATTCCGAGAAAGCCGGGTATGAGTCGAGATGAGTTGTTGGGGACGAATGCGAAAATCGTGAAATCCGTCGTCATGGAGCTCGTCTCACGTTCTCCGGACATTGTTCTGATCCTCGTCACCAATCCATTGGATGCCATGGTCCATGTGGCGCGTTCGGTCAGCGGTCTCCCTAAATCGAGAATCATCGGGATGGCCGGAGTGTTGGATTCCGCAAGAATGCGGACGTTCATTGCCGCTGAACTCAACGTACGGGCCACCGAGGTGCAAGCCATGGTGTTGGGCGGACACGGCGATACGATGGTGCCGCTGCCGCGCTATACAACCGTGGGAGGTCGGCCGGTGTCGGAACTGATGCCGAAGGAGAAACTCGACGCCATCGTCAAACGAACGCGGGAGGGCGGAGCCGAAATCGTGGGCCTTTTGAAAACGGGCAGTGCCTTCTATGCTCCGTCCGCTTCAGCAGTGGCGATGGTTGAATCGATCCATAAGGACGAGAAGCAGGTCATGCCCTGTGCGGTGCTGTGCGAAGGAGAGTACGGACTCAAAAACGTCGTCGTGGGGGTTCCGGTGAAGATCGGACGCGGAGGAGCCGAACAGATTATCGAGTATGAATTGACCCCTGATGAACGGGCGGCGTTGGAAACGTCGGCCGGGGCGGTGCGTGAATTGTGCGCCGCAGTGGATCGGTTGATGATATAG
- a CDS encoding NADH-ubiquinone oxidoreductase chain F encodes MPTVVEPRLVQQTEGAPWEIEGYLKIGGYEAWKRCVKELKATQIIDELKKSGLRGRGGAGFPTGIKWDKVLNHRVKERYFVCNAGEHEPGTFKDRHLLKTLPHQLIEGCLIASHTVQAKASFIYVNHEYHEERQNLKKALAQAKERGLLGKNVLGSGLDIELEVFEGHGSYVAGEETAMLESMQGRPAMPRQKPPFYPTDFGLYGKPTLVNNVETLCNIPRILYKGAGWFIQTGTEKCPGTMMFSLSGAINRPGVYEMPMGVTIRDLIEQCGGGVPNGRKIKAVFPGGPAFPMVTADQLNLPMDFDSLKRAGTGLGSAGVIVVDDATCMVAKTLHFSNFFKNESCGQCPPCRMGTINLAALMTKIESGQGTQKDLDSLLQLCGFVKGTGYCTLVTGASVLVQSSLKLFRHEYEDHIRLQRCPYQEAPAGVVAHS; translated from the coding sequence ATGCCTACAGTTGTAGAACCACGCCTTGTCCAACAAACGGAAGGTGCCCCTTGGGAGATCGAGGGATATCTCAAAATCGGTGGTTATGAAGCCTGGAAGCGTTGTGTGAAAGAGCTGAAGGCCACTCAAATAATTGATGAGTTGAAGAAATCCGGCCTGAGAGGGCGAGGGGGAGCAGGGTTTCCAACAGGAATCAAATGGGACAAAGTCCTCAACCACCGGGTAAAAGAGCGTTATTTTGTCTGTAACGCCGGGGAACATGAACCGGGAACGTTTAAAGATCGTCATCTGTTGAAAACGCTGCCCCACCAATTGATCGAAGGCTGTCTGATCGCTTCCCATACAGTACAGGCGAAAGCCTCCTTCATCTATGTGAATCATGAGTACCATGAGGAGCGGCAAAATCTTAAGAAAGCCTTGGCGCAAGCGAAAGAGCGGGGGTTGCTCGGTAAGAATGTGTTAGGAAGCGGTTTGGATATAGAATTGGAAGTGTTTGAAGGCCATGGAAGCTATGTAGCCGGCGAAGAAACCGCTATGCTCGAGTCGATGCAGGGTCGTCCAGCGATGCCGCGGCAGAAACCACCATTTTATCCGACCGATTTCGGTCTCTACGGCAAACCGACCTTGGTCAATAACGTTGAGACGCTGTGCAACATTCCGCGGATTCTGTATAAAGGCGCCGGATGGTTCATCCAGACGGGGACGGAAAAGTGTCCGGGCACGATGATGTTCTCGCTGAGTGGAGCGATCAATCGACCTGGTGTGTACGAGATGCCGATGGGCGTGACGATTCGAGATCTGATCGAGCAATGCGGCGGTGGAGTGCCCAACGGCCGCAAGATCAAAGCGGTCTTTCCGGGTGGTCCGGCATTTCCAATGGTGACGGCGGATCAGCTCAATCTTCCCATGGACTTCGATTCATTGAAAAGGGCCGGCACGGGACTAGGGTCGGCCGGGGTCATCGTGGTCGATGATGCGACCTGCATGGTGGCCAAGACGCTGCATTTTTCCAATTTTTTCAAGAATGAGAGTTGCGGGCAGTGTCCACCGTGTCGAATGGGGACCATCAATTTAGCCGCACTGATGACCAAAATTGAATCGGGGCAGGGTACTCAAAAAGACCTGGACAGCCTGCTCCAACTATGCGGATTCGTGAAAGGGACGGGGTACTGCACTCTCGTGACCGGAGCCTCAGTATTGGTGCAAAGCAGTCTGAAGCTGTTCCGCCACGAATATGAAGATCATATTCGGCTGCAGAGGTGTCCCTATCAGGAAGCACCGGCAGGGGTTGTTGCTCATTCATAG
- a CDS encoding Ferredoxin, 2Fe-2S, with amino-acid sequence MPRVTFLHSDGRSGEVEENISLLDAAKEVGFRLNHDCGGNASCTTCRVEVQMGHEHLSEVDFDEQDLLDREALTEPWHRLACQARVLGDVVVRVPEAKWENPTTTTTEAWG; translated from the coding sequence ATGCCGCGGGTGACTTTTCTTCATTCGGACGGGCGAAGCGGAGAAGTGGAAGAGAACATTTCCCTTCTTGATGCTGCAAAAGAAGTAGGGTTTCGGTTGAACCACGACTGTGGAGGAAACGCCTCTTGCACGACCTGCCGAGTGGAGGTCCAGATGGGGCATGAGCACCTCTCGGAGGTTGATTTCGACGAGCAAGATTTGCTGGATCGAGAAGCATTGACGGAGCCGTGGCATCGCCTTGCATGTCAGGCACGTGTCTTGGGAGATGTCGTGGTACGCGTGCCGGAAGCCAAATGGGAGAATCCAACAACAACGACCACGGAAGCATGGGGTTGA
- a CDS encoding iron-sulfur cluster assembly accessory protein, whose product MVTITTVAEQKIKELMAEEKDVVGLRVYVRGGGCHGYQYGMAFESKMAEDDTVIEKGDVKLIMDSQSAPLLQGAEVDYVDSVQGSGFSIKNPQAKTTCGCGSSFSA is encoded by the coding sequence ATGGTTACTATCACGACGGTGGCGGAGCAGAAAATAAAGGAATTGATGGCCGAGGAAAAAGATGTCGTCGGATTGCGAGTGTATGTCCGCGGCGGCGGGTGTCACGGCTATCAATATGGGATGGCCTTTGAATCCAAAATGGCCGAAGACGATACCGTCATCGAAAAGGGGGATGTGAAGCTCATTATGGATTCTCAAAGCGCGCCGTTGCTTCAAGGTGCGGAAGTCGACTATGTCGACAGTGTGCAAGGCTCCGGCTTTTCGATCAAGAATCCTCAGGCCAAGACTACGTGCGGTTGCGGCAGCTCGTTCAGCGCATAA
- a CDS encoding 6-pyruvoyl tetrahydrobiopterin synthase, translating into MSQIYVTRRYRFCAAHRLHTDQLSPEENWAAFGKCNNPNGHGHNYVVLVTVKSGGTEEACDLNRLDELVNERIIERFDHRDLNSDSALAELTTTGENIVKLVWDILEPQLPTGRLHKVGVIETRDNYFEYAGVA; encoded by the coding sequence ATGTCACAGATTTATGTGACAAGGCGCTATCGGTTTTGCGCCGCACACCGGCTTCACACGGACCAACTGTCGCCCGAAGAGAACTGGGCGGCGTTCGGAAAATGTAACAACCCGAACGGGCATGGGCATAACTATGTCGTGCTGGTCACTGTAAAGAGCGGAGGAACAGAAGAAGCTTGTGACCTCAACCGTCTCGACGAGTTGGTCAATGAGAGGATTATTGAGCGGTTCGACCATCGTGACCTTAATAGCGACTCGGCGCTGGCGGAACTCACGACCACCGGTGAGAACATCGTCAAATTGGTCTGGGACATTTTGGAGCCTCAATTGCCGACGGGGCGTCTGCACAAGGTCGGTGTCATCGAGACGAGAGACAACTACTTCGAATATGCAGGCGTTGCGTGA
- a CDS encoding GTP cyclohydrolase I type 1 codes for MRKPQKRENKRELIEDTSGSGKPADLPVLQSLVNEMLVALGERPGRNGLLKTPERVAKALAFMTQGYQRDIDHLLNGALFPIEYDEMVIVKDIDFFSMCEHHLLPFFGRVHVGYLPNKKVVGLSKIPRIVDTFSRRLQVQERLTVQIAETLSSKLNAHGVGVVVEARHLCMMMRGVEKQNTIAVTSSMLGAFRSQSQTRLEFLKLIRHGSVGDPD; via the coding sequence GTGAGGAAGCCACAGAAGAGAGAGAACAAACGAGAACTCATTGAGGACACCAGCGGGAGTGGGAAGCCGGCGGACTTACCGGTGCTCCAGTCATTGGTTAACGAAATGCTGGTCGCCCTAGGAGAAAGACCGGGCCGCAACGGCTTGCTGAAAACGCCTGAGCGCGTGGCCAAAGCACTGGCGTTTATGACGCAGGGCTATCAGCGTGATATCGACCATCTGTTGAACGGCGCGCTGTTTCCGATCGAATACGACGAGATGGTCATCGTCAAAGACATCGATTTCTTCAGTATGTGTGAACACCATCTGCTCCCGTTTTTTGGCAGAGTCCATGTCGGCTATTTGCCGAATAAAAAAGTCGTCGGCCTCAGTAAGATCCCGCGGATCGTCGATACATTTTCGAGGCGACTACAAGTACAGGAACGGTTGACGGTTCAAATCGCCGAAACGCTGAGCAGCAAGTTGAACGCGCACGGCGTCGGAGTCGTCGTCGAAGCGCGACATCTTTGCATGATGATGCGCGGTGTGGAAAAACAGAATACGATCGCCGTCACCAGTTCCATGCTGGGAGCATTTCGCAGCCAATCGCAGACCCGTCTGGAATTCTTAAAATTGATCCGACACGGCAGTGTCGGCGATCCAGACTGA
- a CDS encoding Replication-associated recombination protein RarA, whose product MTRFHDQAPDLFTSSGSFQDAVEAPLAERMRPREFVDFVGQEELVGPDCPLRRAIEADRLSSVIFWGPPGSGKTTLAHLIARHTKAQFVPFSAVTSGVPELRMIIKAAEQRRTSNGQRTILFVDEIHRFNKSQQDAFLPHVERGTIILVGATTENPSFEVISPLLSRSLVVVLKSLTEEALGRILDRALTDVEQGLGKWQAHFLPDARQGLISFGNGDARALLTSLEFVVMQAPAGADGVRVINGAMLEAALGKKALRYDKTGEEHYNVISAYIKSLRDSDANGALYWLARMLDAGEDPKFIARRMVIFASEDIGNADPSALLVATSVAQAVQFVGLPEAQINLAQGTTYLASRPKDNASYVGLMEALKDTKTHGNLAVPLHLRNAVTSLMRDLGYGTEYRYAHDDPAARTEQTHLPAALKDRRYYRPKPLE is encoded by the coding sequence ATGACTCGCTTTCATGATCAAGCCCCTGATCTGTTCACCTCGTCCGGAAGCTTCCAAGATGCGGTTGAGGCCCCACTTGCCGAACGGATGCGGCCGCGTGAGTTTGTCGATTTCGTCGGGCAAGAAGAGCTTGTCGGTCCGGATTGTCCCTTGCGAAGAGCGATTGAAGCCGACCGGCTTTCTTCCGTCATTTTTTGGGGACCTCCGGGGTCGGGGAAGACGACCCTGGCCCATCTCATTGCCCGACATACCAAGGCCCAGTTTGTTCCCTTTTCGGCCGTGACAAGCGGCGTGCCGGAATTGCGCATGATCATCAAAGCAGCCGAGCAACGCCGGACGAGTAATGGTCAGCGGACGATTCTCTTTGTGGACGAGATCCATCGCTTCAACAAGTCGCAGCAAGATGCCTTTCTCCCTCATGTCGAACGAGGCACGATTATTCTGGTCGGTGCGACTACCGAGAATCCTTCTTTTGAAGTCATCAGCCCGTTGCTGTCGCGATCTTTGGTTGTTGTTCTGAAGTCGCTTACCGAGGAGGCGTTGGGTCGGATTCTTGATCGCGCGCTGACCGATGTCGAGCAGGGGCTGGGAAAATGGCAAGCGCACTTCTTACCGGATGCTCGGCAAGGACTGATCTCGTTCGGTAATGGTGATGCGCGGGCGTTGCTCACATCGCTGGAATTTGTGGTCATGCAAGCGCCGGCTGGGGCTGATGGTGTGCGTGTGATAAATGGAGCGATGTTGGAAGCAGCGCTGGGCAAGAAGGCGCTCCGGTACGACAAGACAGGCGAAGAACACTACAATGTCATCTCGGCCTACATCAAAAGCCTTCGCGATTCTGATGCGAACGGGGCGCTCTACTGGTTGGCTCGGATGCTGGATGCCGGCGAAGATCCGAAATTCATCGCCAGACGGATGGTCATTTTCGCGTCGGAGGATATCGGCAATGCCGATCCGTCGGCCCTTCTCGTGGCCACATCCGTGGCACAAGCCGTCCAGTTCGTAGGACTCCCGGAGGCGCAGATCAATTTGGCTCAAGGCACTACGTACCTGGCATCGCGACCCAAAGACAATGCGTCTTACGTCGGTCTCATGGAAGCCCTCAAAGATACGAAAACACATGGTAATCTGGCTGTTCCGCTCCATCTCAGAAATGCCGTGACTTCTCTGATGAGGGATCTAGGGTATGGAACGGAATATCGCTATGCCCATGACGACCCCGCGGCACGAACCGAACAAACCCACCTACCGGCGGCACTGAAAGATCGACGGTATTACCGCCCTAAGCCGCTGGAATAG